In Xanthomonas sacchari, a genomic segment contains:
- a CDS encoding translocation/assembly module TamB domain-containing protein, with protein MEPTSPATPPPRRPRFYRRKRFWWGSALTVAGLVLLAAIALYWLLQTVAGRDVLLAQVVARLPAGSTLTWERAEGPLAGPLTLHNLDFRYNEIHFTAERAYLDPDIRPLLGRKLQLDALELTNATLNLAKSDEPFELPRWPQSLPQIEVPLALQADRIAIDGLRITQAQQPMIDIRTLRGGVEVANGEFRATQIVVNSDRGDFRVDGDYLPGQDYKADLTASAVLPAARGRTPARLGLVARGDLDKMEVAIAGNAPAPLRATLVFTGRTDPAWEFAASSKALDPSLLVPPAEDAPAAVPLAFDLHANGKGGNADLRGELSRDGQKLVLDPSHLSLDNQVLTVAPLQLRAFDGQLRLRGTADLRDPDNAQLRFAVNASGMTFTTAPDPSTPDAPAVPIKLVEANLGVAGTLKQWATYGEATVARGKDSAKLQLDVRGDDRQAQLKQVRATMPSGTLDLGGNVAWVPELNWDVQGTLAGFDPGYFAPGWDGKLSGTFASQGKQLPARPDGSAAGYQATLDIPRLNGRLRSRALDANAKLALQGSQGEGKLQLSLGDSRLQAQGKVGDQLDVDAQLQPLQLADLLPGGAGSLRGSVQIKGRRDAPDVTADLTGSGLKWDGYGADSLSLRGRLPWRGNGGELALRGSAINAGVLLQTLSVDARGAVENLQLDAKTQNDMGALALAGQVRRDGARWQGALNTLRIAPAKGEPWQLRQAANFSVAGSAFSLSESCLAPGSGGALCVSADWPKQGLTLRGDALPLALVQPWLPPNSGRKMYLRGDLSIDGNFKPAGNAWQGSLRLASREGGLRLGDNARGELLRYDQFSFVTDFSAQHIHSKLGIGFQGDGFVDATVDTGWDTYAPLTGEIYMNMARLYWLELFSPDLVRPKGLVEGHVSLRGTRSQPAMGGDATLSNFTGELPALGLTLSEGKGRFDAQPDGSARIVASVKSGEGTLNVDGGLSWYGDRTPLQLNIRGTNVLVSNTAELRAVANPDLQFGIANKTMMLSGQVTVPSADIDLERLDRGTSLSEDVVVLDPADPEAAPSSPLEMDLRVTLGDQVKMAGFGLKGALTGAMQVRSRPGREMTATGGLDVSGKYKAYGQDLTITRGQLTWSNNIVSDPRINIRAQRQVADVTAGIDVTGRATAPHADVWSDPSMSQSEAMSYLVLGRSLSNTSSAEADQVTAAASALSAGSGLLASQLGAKLGFDDAGVSQSRTLGGSVVGFGKYLSPKLYVSYGVSLIGSGSVLTLKYLLGRGFDAEVESSTVENRGSVNWRKEK; from the coding sequence TACCGGCGCAAGCGTTTCTGGTGGGGCTCGGCGCTGACCGTGGCCGGCCTGGTGCTGCTGGCCGCGATCGCGCTGTACTGGCTGCTGCAGACCGTGGCTGGGCGCGACGTATTGCTGGCGCAGGTGGTGGCGCGGTTGCCGGCCGGCTCGACCCTGACCTGGGAGCGCGCCGAAGGACCGCTGGCCGGCCCGCTGACCCTGCACAACCTGGATTTCCGCTACAACGAGATCCACTTCACCGCCGAGCGCGCCTACCTGGATCCGGACATCCGCCCGCTGCTCGGGCGCAAGCTGCAGCTGGATGCGCTGGAGCTGACCAACGCCACGCTCAACCTGGCCAAGAGCGACGAACCGTTCGAGCTGCCGCGCTGGCCGCAGTCGCTGCCGCAGATCGAAGTGCCGCTGGCGCTGCAGGCCGACCGCATCGCCATCGACGGCCTGCGCATCACCCAGGCGCAGCAGCCGATGATCGACATCCGCACGCTGCGCGGCGGCGTGGAAGTGGCCAACGGCGAGTTCCGCGCCACCCAGATCGTGGTGAACAGCGACCGCGGCGATTTCCGCGTCGATGGCGACTACCTGCCGGGCCAGGACTACAAGGCCGACCTCACCGCCAGCGCGGTGCTGCCGGCCGCGCGCGGGCGCACCCCGGCGCGCCTGGGCCTGGTCGCGCGCGGCGACCTGGACAAGATGGAAGTGGCCATCGCCGGCAATGCGCCGGCGCCGCTGCGCGCCACCCTGGTGTTCACTGGCCGCACCGATCCGGCGTGGGAGTTCGCCGCCAGCAGCAAGGCGCTGGATCCGTCGCTGCTGGTGCCGCCGGCCGAGGATGCGCCTGCGGCCGTGCCGCTGGCCTTCGACCTGCATGCGAACGGCAAGGGGGGCAACGCCGATCTGCGCGGCGAACTGTCGCGCGACGGGCAAAAGCTCGTGCTCGATCCCTCGCACCTGAGCCTGGACAACCAGGTGCTCACCGTCGCGCCGCTGCAGCTGCGCGCGTTCGACGGACAATTGCGTTTGCGTGGCACCGCCGATCTGCGCGATCCGGACAACGCGCAGTTGCGCTTCGCGGTCAACGCCAGTGGCATGACCTTCACCACCGCGCCGGACCCGTCCACCCCGGACGCGCCGGCGGTGCCGATCAAGCTGGTCGAGGCCAACCTGGGCGTGGCCGGCACGCTGAAGCAATGGGCTACCTACGGCGAGGCCACCGTCGCCCGCGGCAAGGACAGCGCCAAGCTGCAGCTGGACGTGCGCGGCGACGATCGCCAGGCGCAGCTGAAGCAGGTGCGCGCGACCATGCCCAGCGGCACCCTCGATCTGGGCGGCAACGTGGCCTGGGTCCCTGAGTTGAACTGGGACGTGCAAGGCACGCTGGCCGGCTTCGACCCCGGTTACTTCGCACCGGGCTGGGACGGCAAGCTCTCCGGCACCTTCGCCTCGCAGGGCAAGCAGTTGCCGGCGCGGCCGGACGGCAGCGCCGCCGGCTACCAGGCCACGCTCGACATCCCGCGCTTGAACGGGCGCCTGCGCAGCCGCGCCCTCGACGCCAACGCCAAGCTCGCGCTGCAGGGCAGCCAGGGCGAGGGCAAGCTGCAACTGAGCCTGGGCGACAGCCGCCTGCAGGCGCAGGGCAAGGTCGGCGACCAGCTCGACGTGGACGCACAACTGCAGCCGCTGCAACTGGCCGACCTGCTGCCCGGCGGCGCCGGCAGCCTGCGCGGCAGTGTGCAGATCAAGGGCCGCCGCGACGCGCCCGACGTGACCGCCGACCTCACCGGCAGCGGCCTGAAGTGGGACGGCTACGGCGCCGACAGCCTCAGCCTGCGCGGGCGCCTGCCCTGGCGCGGCAACGGCGGTGAACTGGCCCTGCGCGGCAGCGCCATCAATGCCGGCGTGCTGCTGCAGACGCTGAGCGTGGATGCGCGTGGCGCGGTGGAGAACCTGCAACTCGATGCCAAGACCCAGAACGACATGGGCGCATTGGCCCTGGCCGGGCAGGTGCGCCGCGACGGCGCGCGTTGGCAGGGCGCCTTGAACACGCTGCGCATCGCCCCGGCCAAGGGCGAACCGTGGCAGTTGCGGCAGGCAGCCAATTTCAGCGTGGCCGGCAGCGCCTTCAGCCTGTCCGAGAGCTGCCTGGCGCCGGGCAGCGGCGGCGCGTTGTGCGTGTCCGCCGACTGGCCGAAGCAGGGCCTGACCCTGCGCGGCGATGCCTTGCCGCTGGCCCTGGTGCAGCCATGGCTGCCGCCCAACAGCGGCCGCAAGATGTACCTGCGCGGCGACCTGTCCATCGACGGCAACTTCAAGCCGGCCGGCAACGCCTGGCAGGGATCGCTGCGCCTGGCCTCGCGCGAAGGCGGCCTGCGCCTGGGCGACAACGCCCGCGGCGAACTGCTGCGCTACGACCAGTTCAGTTTCGTTACCGACTTCAGCGCCCAGCACATCCACTCCAAGCTCGGCATCGGCTTCCAGGGCGACGGCTTCGTCGACGCCACCGTCGACACCGGTTGGGACACGTACGCGCCGCTGACCGGCGAGATCTACATGAACATGGCGCGGCTGTATTGGCTGGAGCTGTTCTCGCCCGACCTGGTCCGGCCCAAGGGCCTGGTCGAAGGCCACGTCAGCCTGCGCGGCACCCGCTCGCAGCCGGCGATGGGCGGCGACGCCACGCTGAGCAACTTCACCGGCGAACTGCCGGCGCTGGGCCTGACCCTGAGCGAAGGCAAGGGCCGCTTCGACGCGCAGCCGGACGGCTCGGCGCGCATCGTCGCCTCGGTCAAGTCCGGCGAGGGTACGCTCAATGTCGATGGCGGCTTGTCCTGGTATGGCGACCGCACACCGCTGCAGTTGAACATCCGCGGCACCAACGTGCTGGTGTCCAACACCGCCGAGTTGCGCGCGGTGGCCAATCCCGACCTGCAGTTCGGCATCGCCAACAAGACCATGATGCTCAGCGGCCAGGTCACCGTGCCATCGGCCGACATCGACCTGGAGCGGCTGGATCGCGGCACCTCGCTGTCCGAGGACGTGGTGGTGCTGGACCCGGCCGATCCCGAGGCCGCGCCGAGTTCGCCGCTGGAGATGGATCTGCGCGTGACACTGGGCGACCAGGTCAAGATGGCGGGCTTCGGCCTCAAGGGCGCCCTGACCGGCGCCATGCAGGTGCGCTCGCGGCCGGGCCGCGAGATGACCGCCACCGGCGGGCTGGACGTCAGCGGCAAGTACAAGGCGTACGGGCAGGACCTGACCATCACCCGCGGTCAGCTCACCTGGAGCAACAACATCGTCTCCGACCCGCGCATCAACATCCGCGCGCAGCGCCAGGTCGCCGACGTCACCGCCGGCATCGACGTCACCGGCCGCGCCACCGCCCCGCATGCGGATGTGTGGTCGGACCCGTCGATGTCGCAATCGGAGGCGATGTCCTATCTGGTGCTGGGCCGCAGCCTCAGCAACACCAGCAGCGCCGAGGCCGACCAGGTCACCGCCGCGGCCAGCGCCCTGTCGGCCGGCAGCGGCCTGCTCGCCTCGCAGCTCGGCGCCAAGCTCGGCTTCGACGACGCCGGCGTCAGCCAGTCGCGCACCCTTGGCGGCTCGGTGGTGGGTTTCGGCAAGTATCTGTCGCCGAAGCTCTACGTCAGCTATGGCGTGTCGTTGATCGGGAGCGGCTCGGTGTTGACGCTGAAGTATCTGCTGGGCAGGGGTTTCGATGCCGAAGTGGAATCGAGCACGGTGGAGAACCGTGGGTCGGTGAATTGGCGGAAGGAGAAGTAG